The following are encoded in a window of Methanobrevibacter ruminantium M1 genomic DNA:
- the mvk gene encoding mevalonate kinase, with product MRKMSVASAPGKTILFGEHSVVYDEPAIAGAVNKRASVKIQESLNNYSTLKSYDLGFEVILNTRRGTYKLVKGKPGIIRYILNAMGKFHDHSNIDMTLGLNLPIGSGLGSSAAVTVATIAALHDYHGVPITKEKLAEEAHGVEQDVQGIASPLDTLVSTNGGLVYLSREKRIVRFDKPLDAPFVIGFTNKYGNTGKMVKHVRHLKDNYPELINPVISTMGKIANEARIAILKNDIDRIADLMNLNQGLLDGLGVNTYELSRMIYTARENGALASKITGSGGGGSIISLCKNSTVDNVANAINKEDSTIKVKFSGEGVLVNRRSPPFN from the coding sequence ATGAGAAAGATGTCTGTGGCTTCCGCACCTGGAAAAACCATATTGTTTGGAGAACACTCTGTTGTTTATGATGAGCCTGCTATTGCAGGAGCAGTAAATAAAAGGGCTTCTGTAAAGATACAAGAGTCTCTAAATAATTATTCTACCTTAAAGTCTTATGACCTGGGCTTTGAAGTCATATTGAATACAAGAAGAGGGACCTATAAGCTAGTAAAGGGCAAGCCAGGAATCATTCGCTATATATTAAATGCAATGGGCAAGTTCCATGACCACAGCAATATTGACATGACATTGGGACTTAATCTGCCGATAGGTTCAGGATTAGGCTCTTCAGCAGCTGTAACTGTAGCTACAATTGCAGCATTGCATGACTATCATGGGGTTCCTATAACCAAGGAAAAGTTGGCAGAGGAGGCTCATGGGGTTGAGCAAGACGTTCAAGGAATTGCAAGTCCATTGGATACCTTGGTAAGCACTAATGGAGGGCTTGTTTATCTCTCTCGCGAAAAGCGCATCGTCCGCTTTGACAAGCCTTTGGATGCTCCTTTTGTAATAGGCTTTACCAATAAGTATGGAAATACAGGAAAGATGGTTAAGCATGTAAGGCATCTGAAGGACAATTATCCGGAGCTTATAAATCCTGTAATCAGCACTATGGGCAAGATTGCAAATGAGGCAAGAATTGCGATTCTAAAGAATGATATTGATAGGATAGCGGATTTGATGAACTTGAATCAGGGGCTACTTGATGGATTGGGAGTCAATACATATGAGTTATCTAGAATGATTTATACAGCTCGTGAAAATGGTGCTTTAGCTTCTAAAATCACCGGTTCCGGTGGAGGGGGAAGCATAATTTCATTATGTAAAAATAGCACTGTGGATAATGTTGCAAATGCGATAAATAAGGAAGACAGTACGATAAAGGTTAAATTCTCTGGAGAGGGTGTTTTGGTAAATAGGCGTTCTCCTCCATTTAATTAA
- a CDS encoding isopentenyl phosphate kinase: MIILKIGGSILTEKDSAEPKVDYANLNRIAEEIRQSLYSDEMSNDLIDGLVIVHGAGSFGHPPAKKYRIGEPFDMEDYLSKKIGFSEVQNEVKKLNSIICQSLIEHGIPAVAIPPSAFITSHNKRIYDCNLELIKTYIGEGFVPVLFGDVVLDDEVKIAVISGDQILQYIAKFLKSDRIVLGTDVDGVYTKNPKTHDDAVHIDKVSSIEDIKFLESTTNVDVTGGMVGKVKELLDLAEYGISSEIIDANEKGAISKALQGMEVRGTKISKE; the protein is encoded by the coding sequence ATGATTATTTTAAAAATTGGCGGTAGCATATTAACTGAAAAGGATTCTGCAGAGCCTAAAGTGGATTATGCTAACTTAAACAGAATTGCAGAAGAGATCAGACAATCTTTATACTCAGATGAAATGAGCAATGACCTTATTGACGGGCTTGTAATTGTTCATGGTGCAGGCTCTTTCGGCCATCCACCTGCTAAGAAGTACAGAATCGGAGAGCCTTTTGATATGGAAGACTATCTTTCTAAAAAGATAGGATTCTCTGAGGTTCAAAACGAGGTAAAGAAGCTGAACTCAATCATTTGCCAGTCCCTTATAGAGCATGGGATTCCAGCTGTTGCGATTCCGCCATCTGCATTCATCACAAGCCATAATAAGAGAATCTATGATTGCAATTTGGAATTGATCAAGACCTATATTGGAGAGGGATTTGTTCCTGTTCTCTTTGGAGATGTTGTCTTGGATGATGAGGTGAAGATAGCAGTCATCTCTGGAGACCAGATTCTTCAATACATTGCCAAATTCCTAAAGTCAGATAGGATAGTTCTTGGAACAGATGTTGATGGGGTTTATACAAAGAATCCTAAGACACATGATGATGCGGTTCATATTGATAAGGTAAGCTCTATAGAGGACATTAAGTTTTTAGAGTCCACTACAAATGTTGATGTTACCGGAGGGATGGTTGGCAAGGTCAAGGAGCTTCTAGACTTGGCAGAGTATGGCATAAGCTCTGAGATAATTGATGCAAACGAGAAGGGAGCCATTTCAAAGGCACTTCAGGGTATGGAAGTTAGAGGAACTAAAATTTCCAAGGAATAA